A single genomic interval of Salmo trutta chromosome 13, fSalTru1.1, whole genome shotgun sequence harbors:
- the kcnip1a gene encoding Kv channel-interacting protein 1 isoform X2 — protein MGLVMGTFSMQSNKQDRTYRKDKIDDDFELSIVCHRPEGLDKLEAQTNFSKQELQVLYRGFKNECPSGVVNEDTFKQIYAQFFPHGDASTYAHYLFNAFDSAHSGSIKFEDFIMALSTLLRGSVREKLTWTFNLYDINRDGYINKEEMTDIVRAIYDMMGKYTYPALKTDTPKQHVDAFFQKMDKNRDGVVTLDEFILSCQEDENIMRSLQLFKNVI, from the exons ataaAATAGATGATGATTTTGAGTTGAGCATTGTGTGTCATCGGCCAGAAGGGCTGGATAAACTAGAGGCTCAGACCAACTTCAGCAAGCAAGAGCTGCAAGTGCTCTACCGAGGCTTCAAAAAC GAGTGCCCTAGTGGGGTGGTGAATGAGGACACCTTCAAACAAATATACGCACAGTTCTTTCCCCATGGAG ATGCCAGTACCTACGCACACTACCTGTTCAACGCCTTTGACTCAGCACACAGTGGATCCATCAAGTTTGAG gaCTTTATCATGGCGTTGTCCACCCTGCTGAGGGGTTCAGTGAGGGAGAAACTGACGTGGACGTTCAACCTGTATGACATCAACAGAGATGGCTACATCAAcaaggag gAGATGACAGACATCGTCAGAGCGATATATGACATGATGGGGAAGTACACCTACCCTGCCCTGAAGACAGACACTCCCAAACAACATGTGGATGCCTTCTTCCAGAAGATGGACAAGAACAGAGATGGAGTAGTCACTCTGGATGAGTTCATTCTGTCCTGCCAGGAG GACGAAAACATCATGAGGTCCCTGCAGCTCTTCAAAAATGTCATATAG